One genomic segment of Mangifera indica cultivar Alphonso chromosome 6, CATAS_Mindica_2.1, whole genome shotgun sequence includes these proteins:
- the LOC123218941 gene encoding putative CCR4-associated factor 1 homolog 8, whose translation MKEIREVWGSNVDSELQFFSQCLERFNFFSFDTEFPGFLRNSPRDVPESLRYSDLKFNVDSMKIIQLGITLSDGEDNICSTWEFNFSDFDLERDAHAEESIDLLKKCGINFEKFRKDGVSSKVFVPKFLHILSRYRNIKWVTFHGLYDLAYVMKLLLNKPMPRSLFEFAEVASMVFGCVFDIKFMAKHCNGLLGGEIGLNSVAKILGVERKGVTHNAGSDSLLSATVFARMKMMPGFQEGVFSGCLYGISTRIGRRMKMVLPRYSQPMILAPVRQPSAVIFCARPVIRPLPVICPVPMTIL comes from the coding sequence ATGAAAGAAATTAGAGAAGTTTGGGGTTCCAACGTTGATTCAGAGCTGCAGTTCTTCAGTCAGTGTTTAGAGcgatttaatttcttttctttcgaCACTGAGTTTCCGGGTTTTCTTCGAAACAGTCCTCGAGATGTGCCAGAATCTCTACGCTACAGTGATTTGAAGTTTAATGTTGATTCGATGAAGATTATCCAACTGGGCATCACACTTTCAGATGGTGAGGATAATATATGTTCTACTTGGGAGTTTAATTTTAGTGATTTTGATTTGGAGAGAGATGCACATGCCGAGGAATCAATCGATCTTTTGAAGAAGTGTGGAATCAATTTCGAAAAGTTCAGAAAAGATGGAGTTTCAAGCAAAGTCTTTGTGCCCAAATTCTTGCATATTTTGTCACGGTATAGAAATATAAAGTGGGTGACTTTCCATGGTCTCTATGATTTAGCCTAtgttatgaaattgttattgAACAAACCCATGCCAAGATCTTTATTTGAGTTTGCGGAAGTGGCATCCATGGTCTTCGGGTGTGTGTTCGATATAAAATTCATGGCGAAACACTGTAATGGATTACTGGGTGGTGAGATTGGATTGAATAGTGTGGCGAAAATATTAGGCGTTGAGAGAAAAGGTGTGACTCACAATGCTGGTTCTGATAGTCTCCTCAGTGCCACTGTTTTTGCAAGAATGAAGATGATGCCTGGGTTTCAAGAAGGAGTTTTTAGTGGATGCTTATATGGTATCAGTACTCGTATTGGAAGACGTATGAAGATGGTTCTTCCTCGCTATTCTCAACCGATGATTTTAGCTCCAGTCAGGCAGCCTTCAGCAGTCATCTTTTGTGCAAGACCAGTCATTCGTCCCTTACCAGTTATTTGTCCTGTACCCATGACTATTTTGTAG
- the LOC123218943 gene encoding zinc finger BED domain-containing protein RICESLEEPER 2-like has translation MTSRRVEPSGASRASSQASTASTMAPSICASVKRKSVQIEAPIDDVDIDLAAIGDFDVSASSEEVEETERPESQTEAPPAPPVIPSTKRRKTSAIWECYPEDLFVTVGDATFAVCKYCQKKLKLQKTKATSHLTRHMGQCIERKKALGKDLVVGGQTILGFERSTLGVSTPTVVKTKTNYEHPKVREALAHMVMISELPFNFVEHPDFINFCHVLQPFYEKVGRKQVKADCIRVYQAERERLKKTFQETRRISITTDLWKSDHQNIEYMVLTAHWVDQSWSLNKQIINFVHLPPPRRGVDIATAIFDCLKGWGIEHKVETVTVDNASANDNCVKRLKEDFQMQRSLLCDGKLFHVRCTAHIINLLVQDGVAVIKPIIDNIRESVKFVKASEARQKTFAKIAMQCGIKERKLVLDCATRWNSTYQMLMTALQFREVFLRFMFVESSYTYCPTREEWERLEVVCDFLEIFDDITKLISGSQYTTANRYFQEVFRIKEVLREREFDEDYSISMMVRAMSEKFDKYWGEVNFLMAIASIMDPRIKFFMITLAFPTLYGEENAPVEIENVKRALEKLYEEYVDMSSSGNSSTAFAHPQRQPKTQQAPSSISGKSSSSRYSETRHYSPAYSWMRLKDHKEKTYSGETKKSELEMYLDEHCVEISDDVNSADFNVLHWWRENQYKYKVLSQMAVDILAIPITTVASESAFSAGSRVIDPYRSNLSPETVNMLMCGADWMRTRYNMKKQDEIEVENEIAEIILPDKF, from the exons ATGACGTCAAGAAGGGTAGAACCATCTGGAGCAAGTCGAGCTTCATCGCAAGCATCTACTGCAAGCACGATGGCTCCTTCTATATGTGCATCTGTTAAAAGAAAATCTGTGCAAATTGAAGCACCTATTGATGATGTGGATATTGATTTGGCTGCAATAGGAGATTTTGATGTCTCAGCTTCAAGTGAAGAAGTTGAAGAAACTGAACGTCCTGAAAGCCAAACGGAAGCACCACCTGCACCTCCTGTTATTCCATCTACAAAGAGGAGGAAAACATCAGCTATTTGGGAGTGTTATCCAGAAGATTTGTTTGTTACTGTTGGTGATGCTACATTTGCGGTTTGCAAATATTGCCAGAAAAAGctgaaattgcaaaagaccaAGGCTACTTCCCATTTGACACGACATATGGGTCAATgtattgaaaggaagaaagcaTTGGGAAAAGACTTAGTGGTGGGGGGACAAACTATTTTGGGTTTTGAGCGTTCAACCTTAGGGGTGTCTACTCCAACTGTGGTGAAAACAAAGACTAATTATGAGCATCCTAAg GTTCGAGAGGCCTTAGCCCACATGGTTATGATATCTGAGTTGCCGTTTAATTTTGTCGAGCACCCcgacttcattaatttttgtcacgtTCTGCaacctttttatgaaaaagttggaagaaaacaagtaaaagCTGATTGCATTAGGGTTTATCAAGCAGAACGTGAGAGATTGAAGAAAACTTTTCAGGAGACTAGAAGGATCAGTATTACTACTGATCTTTGGAAGTCAGATCACCAAAATATTGAGTACATGGTACTCACAGCCCATTGGGTGGACCAGTCGTGGTcgttaaataaacaaattataaattttgtgcaccTACCTCCACCTAGAAGAGGGGTAGACATTGCAACAGCAATTTTTGATTGTCTAAAGGGTTGGGGGATTGAACATaag gtgGAAACTGTCACAGTAGACAATGCTTCTGCAAATGATAATTGTGTTAAAAGATTGAAAGAAGATTTTCAAATGCAGAGATCATTGTTGTGTGATGGAAAACTTTTCCATGTTAGGTGCACTGcccatattataaatttgttggtTCAGGATGGGGTGGCCGTGATTAAACCCATCATAGACAATATTCGGGAAAGTGTGAAGTTTGTAAAAGCTAGTGAGGCAAGGCAAAAAACTTTTGCCAAAATTGCTATGCAGTGTGGAATTAAAGAGAGGAAGCTAGTTTTGGATTGTGCTACACGATGGAATAGCACATACCAAATGCTAATGACAGCACTGCAGTTTAGAGAGGTCTTTCTTCGGTTTATGTTTGTTGAGTCGAGTTATACATATTGCCCGACAAGGGAAGAGTGGGAGAGACTGGAGGTCGTCTGTGACTTTTTggaaatatttgatgatataacaaaattaatttctggGTCACAGTATACAACTGCAAATAGATATTTTCAAGAAGTGTTTAGGATAAAAGAGGTCTTGAGAGAGcgagaatttgatgaagattattcTATATCAATGATGGTGCGAGCAATGTcagaaaaatttgacaaatattggGGTGAAGTGAATTTCCTTATGGCGATTGCTAGCATCATGGATCCCag GATAAAGTTTTTCATGATTACTTTGGCATTTCCCACTTtatatggtgaagaaaatgccCCTGTGGAGATAGAAAATGTCAAAAGGGCGTTAGAAAAATTATACGAAGAATACGTTGACATGTCGTCATCAGGAAATTCATCAACCGCATTTGCACATCCACAACGTCAGCCAAAGACCCAACAAGCACCATCAAGTATATCAG GTAAATCATCAAGCTCTCGATATTCAGAGACTAGACATTATAGTCCTGCATATAGTTGGATGCGTTTGAAGGATCATAAGGAGAAAACATACTCAGGAGAAACTAAGAAGTCTGAGTTGGAAATGTATTTGGACGAACATTGTGTTGAGATATCTGATGATGTTAACTCAGCGGACTTTAATGTGCTTCACTGGTGGAGagaaaatcaatataagtataaagtgCTTTCACAAATGGCAGTCGATATCTTAGCAATCCCTATTACAACAGTGGCTTCGGAGAGCGCATTTAGTGCGGGTAGTAGAGTGATTGACCCGTACAGGTCAAATCTATCTCCAGAAACAGTTAACATGCTCATGTGTGGTGCTGATTGGATGAGAACACGTTATAATATGAAGAAACAAGATGAG ATTGAAGTTGAAAACGAGATTGCTGAGATTATATTGCCAGATAAATTTTGA
- the LOC123218101 gene encoding uncharacterized protein LOC123218101, with product MAAAVCGSKRSFFEDIPASPSVSKRLRCGSASPTKLSPPPATLLDQLRSVFPELDPQLLERALEESDNDLDSAIKKLNDSFIGTAETSLDSVEELNASANQGNIAMAENAAASDSPLEPNKLPVDGTEWVDLFVTEMMSATNVDDAKARASRVLEILEKSIVARMADEAAQSFQKENMMLKEQIEIVIRENSVLKRAVAIQHERQKEYDGKNQELQHLKQLVCQYQEQLRTLEVNNYALTMHLRQAQQNSAIPGRFHPDVF from the exons ATGGCAGCCGCTGTTTGTGGAAGTAAAAGATCGTTCTTCGAAGATATTCCTGCTTCGCCTTCGGTTTCCAAACGCCTCCGCTGCGGCTCAGCTTCGCCGACTAAGCTGTCGCCGCCTCCAGCAACGCTCCTCGATCAGCTCCGGTCTGTTTTTCCTGAACTGGATCCTCAG CTTCTAGAGCGAGCTCTTGAAGAAAGTGACAATGATTTAGATTCTGCAATCAAGAAGCTTAATGACTCTTTCATAGGAACAGCTGAGACAAGTTTGGATTCTGTGGAAGAATTAAATGCCAGTGCTAATCAAG GTAATATTGCCATGGCTGAAAATGCTGCTGCTTCAGACAGTCCATTAGAGCCAAACAAGCTTCCAGTTGATGGTACAGAATGGGTGGACTTGTTTGTGACAGAAATGATGAGTGCTACTAATGTGGATGATGCCAAAGCCCGTGCCTCACGAGTGCTGGAGATTTTAGAGAAATCCATTGTGGCACGTATGGCTGATGAGGCAGCACAAAGTTTTCAGAAG GAAAACATGATGCTGAAGGAACAAATTGAAATAGTGATCAGAGAGAATTCTGTACTCAAACGAGCAGTTGCTATTCAGCATGAACGTCAGAAAGAGTATGACGGTAAAAACCAAGAGCTGCAACATTTGAAACAATTGGTGTGTCAGTATCAGGAACAGTTGAGAACCCTAGAGGTAAACAACTATGCCTTGACAATGCACTTGAGACAGGCTCAGCAGAACAGCGCCATCCCAGGGCGATTCCATCCTGATGTCTTCTAA
- the LOC123218445 gene encoding adenine phosphoribosyltransferase 5-like, with protein MFHLMLTMMFPLSFCLFLFPCVKKPLKQLLCPGRKSSKTSQSKEMFAGENGLQGDPRLKAIKEAIRVVPHFPKPGIMFQDITTLLLDHKAFKHTVDIFVDRYTNMGIDVVAGVEARGFVFGPPIALAIGAKFVPLCKPRKLPGEVISEAYTLEYGTDCLEIDVGAVQTGERVIVIDDLVATGGTLCAAIRLLERVGAEVVECACVIGLPEIQGQNRLNGTPLYMLIEPRQ; from the exons ATGTTCCATTTAATGTTAACCATGATGTTCCCTTTAAGTTTCTGTCTCTTCCTCTTTCCTTGTGTGAAGAAGCCCTTGAAACAGCTTCTTTGTCCAGGGAGAAAGAGCTCAAAAACCTCTCAAAGTAAAGAGATGTTTGCGGGTGAAAATGGGTTGCAGGGAGACCCAAGATTGAAGGCCATTAAAGAAGCCATTAGAGTCGTTCCTCACTTCCCAAAACCAG GAATCATGTTTCAAGATATAACTACATTGTTACTTGATCACAAGGCGTTTAAGCACACTGTGGATATTTTTGTTGATCGTTATACAAATATGGGGATCGATGTGGTGGCTG GAGTAGAGGCCCGAGGATTTGTGTTTGGCCCTCCAATTGCCTTGGCTATAGGTGCCAAGTTTGTTCCTCTTTGTAAACCTCGAAAGTTGCCAG GAGAAGTCATCTCTGAAGCATACACACTGGAATATGGAACAGATTGTTTAGAGATAGATGTTGGGGCAGTTCAAACCGGAGAACGTGTTATAGTCATTGATGATTTGGTGGCTACAGGTGGTACACTCTGTGCAGCAATAAGACTATTAG AACGTGTAGGAGCTGAAGTAGTTGAATGTGCATGCGTTATTGGGTTGCCTGAGATTCAG GGACAAAACAGACTAAATGGAACACCTTTGTACATGCTTATTGAGCCACGCCAATAA
- the LOC123218227 gene encoding uncharacterized protein LOC123218227, whose protein sequence is MVRVLIERRCVAPVTINDGDDHNHGDACDFNDSDDDYDFKGSVGLKLRYMRLPQTQLRLSVLKLDGSFFDVHVARNVTVAGLKKAIEEVFASSPRDSQGKISWMHVWGHFCLSYDGQKLVNDKARIWDFRIKDGDQLQFVRHMSINYLHSKRPARTQSVASTQHSMSSSGSGAHEEMRHTYLADKANLENQEVSSLSGSHGCGEKRLPGLTDEDSLRNQEDSNNYYNYEHVEEMPAPEFKLANFLRGWLSYTRLWGVSGRTSERKSRLSRFARHRLGHADSKMIQC, encoded by the exons ATGGTGCGCGTTTTGATAGAGCGACGATGCGTTGCTCCGGTGACGATTAACGACGGTGATGATCATAATCATGGCGATGCTTGTGATTTTAATGATTCTGATGATGATTATGATTTTAAAGGTAGTGTTGGGCTGAAGCTAAGGTACATGAGGCTTCCTCAGACTCAGCTCAGGCTCTCTGTTTTGAAGCTGGACGGTTCTTTCTTCG ATGTGCATGTTGCAAGGAATGTTACAGTGGCAGGGCTTAAAAAAGCCATAGAGGAAGTTTTTGCTTCGTCACCAAGGGATAGTCAGGGGAAAATTTCATG GATGCATGTTTGGGGACACTTTTGCTTATCCTATGATGGTCAAAAGTTGGTTAATGACAAAGCTCGAATTTGGGATTTTAGGATCAAGGATGGCGATCAG CTTCAGTTTGTTAGGCATATGTCCATCAACTACTTACATTCAAAAAGACCTGCTAGAACTCAGAGTGTTGCTTCCACCCAGCATTCAAT gtCATCATCAGGATCAGGTGCTCATGAAGAGATGAGACATACTTATCTTGCTGATAAAGCCAATTTAGAAAATCAAGAAGTAAGTTCATTATCAGGTTCACATGGTTGTGGAGAGAAGAGACTGCCTGGTCTTACTGATGAAGATAGTTTACGAAATCAAGAGGACAGCAACAACTACTATAATTATGAACATGTGGAAGAAATGCCTGCACCAGAGTTCAAGTTGGCTAACTTCCTAAGAGGGTGGTTGTCATACACCAGATTGTGGGGTGTTTCAGGAAGGACATCAGAACGCAAGAGCCGTCTCTCCAGATTTGCTCGACATCGCTTAGGACATGCTGACAGCAAGATGATACAGTGTTGA
- the LOC123218936 gene encoding E3 ubiquitin-protein ligase KEG-like: MAEQFGVTKPATSFEYELFEGDPDQLRTVVATPAQAKPWIEPESLKLKHRIGRGPFGDVWLATHHQSADDFDEYHEVAVKMLHPLKEDCTKTFIDKFGELFLKFRELQGVCWLHGISVINGKVCIAMRFYEGSVGDRIAQLKGGKLPLPDILRYGIQLSKGILGLHSIGLLVLNLKPSNFLLSENDQLILGDLGLPYLLLGFPLADSDMALRLGTPNYMAPEQWEPEVRGPISLETDTWGFGCSIVEMLTGIQPWFGKSIDEIHHSVVIKQVKPYIPSGLPPAMENVLKGCFEYDLRNRPLMVDILHVFESLQNAVYSDGEWTGIGSSVLMEKPGVKGYTSWYLLKDHLQVGDSVRSRKPLNARRPQRMDVPEGTVVGLDTDTERIGFVLVKIPTMHNPLKVQESTLERVSSGFAVGDWVQYKDESRKHSAVGILQSVQRDGRVTAGFIGLETVWKGNASEIQMAEAYYVGQFVRLKANVFTPRFEWPLKSEGEWATGRILQVLPNGCLVVGFPGRFAFGQESNSFLADPAEVELVSFKTCPGLVEKYQHLEDYHWSLRPLAIALSIFTAMKFGLFVGQRVSSRLKKCRSNSKQADGQDGPAGSNATWLPSPVANIIFREGNPPTAAAR; this comes from the exons ATGGCTGAACAGTTTGGAGTAACTAAGCCAGCAACTTCATTTGAGTATGAGCTTTTCGAAGGAGATCCGGATCAGCTTAGAACTGTTGTAGCCACTCCTGCTCAGGCTAAGCCTTGGATTGAACCTGAATCGTTGAAACTTAAGCATAGGATTGGAAGAGGTCCTTTTGGTGATGTTTGGTTGGCGACTCATCATCAGTCAGCTGATGATTTTGATGAGTATCATGAAGTGGCTGTAAAGATGTTGCACCCACTTAAGGAAGACTGTACAAAaacttttattgataaatttggGGAGTTGTTTCTGAAGTTTAGAGAACTACAAGGTGTTTGTTGGTTGCATGGGATTTCAGTCATAAATGGAAAG GTTTGCATTGCCATGAGATTTTATGAGGGATCTGTTGGTGATCGAATAGCTCAACTGAAAGGAGGCAAGCTTCCATTGCCTGATATCTTAAg GTATGGGATCCAGTTGTCAAAAGGAATCTTGGGGCTGCATTCTATTGGACTGCTGGTTCTGAACTTGAAGCCTTCAAATTTCCTGCTTAGTGAAAATGACCAACTGATCCTGGGAGATCTGGGGTTGCCATATCTACTTCTTGGGTTTCCTTTGGCTGATTCTGATATGGCTCTCAGACTTGGAACCCCAAACTACATGGCCCCAGAACAGTGGGAACCAGAAGTCAGGGGTCCTATATCTTTGGAGACAGATACTTGGGGTTTTGGATGTAGCATAGTGGAGATGTTGACTGGTATCCAGCCCTGGTTTGGGAAATCAATTGACGAAATACATCATTCGGTAGTTATTAAGCAAGTAAAACCTTATATTCCAAGTGGCCTGCCTCCTGCCATGGAGAATGTTCTTAAGGGTTGCTTTGAGTATGATCTCCGTAATCGTCCTCTAATGGTAGATATCTTACATGTCTTTGAAAG CTTGCAGAATGCTGTTTACAGTGATGGAGAGTGGACTGGAATTGGAAGCAGTGTACTTATGGAAAAACCGGGTGTTAAAGGCTATACTTCTTGGTATCTTTTGAAGGATCATCTCCAGGTGGGTGACTCAGTCCGTTCAAGAAAGCCACTCAATGCACGCAGGCCTCAGAGAATGGATGTTCCTGAGGGAACTGTGGTTGGTCTGGATACTGATACAGAGAGGATTGGTTTTGTTCTGGTGAAAATCCCTACAATGCACAATCCGCTAAAAGTGCAGGAGTCGACTCTCGAGAGGGTTTCTTCTGGTTTTGCTGTGGGGGATTGGGTTCAGTATAAGGATGAGAGCAGAAAGCATTCCGCTGTTGGAATTCTGCAATCTGTGCAACGTGATGGAAGAGTCACAGCTGGATTCATAGGATTGGAGACTGTTTGGAAGGGAAATGCTTCGGAGATTCAAATGGCCGAGGCTTATTACGTGGGGCAATTTGTGAGACTCAAAGCAAATGTGTTTACTCCTAGGTTTGAATGGCCTCTTAAGAGTGAAGGAGAATGGGCCACTGGGAGGATCTTGCAAGTACTTCCAAATGGCTGTCTTGTTGTAGGATTCCCAGGAAGGTTTGCGTTTGGACAGGAGTCCAACAGCTTCCTGGCAGATCCAGCAGAAGTGGAGCTAGTGTCCTTCAAAACTTGTCCAGGATTGGTGGAGAAGTATCAGCATCTCGAAGATTACCACTGGTCACTGAGGCCACTTGCAATTGCACTGAGTATATTCACAGCCATGAAGTTTGGCTTGTTTGTTGGACAACGTGTCAGTTCAAGACTGAAAAAGTGTAGGAGTAATTCCAAGCAAGCAGATGGTCAGGATGGCCCAGCTGGCAGCAATGCAACTTGGCTTCCATCACCAGTGGCAAACATCATTTTCAGAGAAGGAAATCCTCCCACTGCTGCTGCTAGGTAA
- the LOC123218940 gene encoding putative CCR4-associated factor 1 homolog 8 produces the protein MKEIREVWGSNVDSELQFFDQCLERFNFLSFDTEFPGFLQNTPRDAPESLRYSDLKFNVDLMKLIQLGITLSDGKGNICCTWEFNFSDFDLERDLHSEGSIDLLKNCGINFEKIRKYGVSSEVFVPKFLHILSRHRNIKWVTFHGLYDLAYVLKLLMNKPMPRSLFEFLEVASMVFGCVFDIKFMAKHCNGLLGGEIGLNKVAKILGVERKGAAHNAGSDSFLIATIFAKVNMMPGFQERDFSGCLYGISSRIGRLMEMVLPCYSQLMVVAPARPPQAVIFCPRLVICPLPVICPATVTILYNV, from the coding sequence ATGAAAGAAATTAGAGAAGTTTGGGGTTCCAATGTTGATTCAGAGCTGCAGTTCTTTGATCAGTGTTTAGAGCGATttaatttcctttcttttgacACTGAGTTTCCGGGTTTTCTTCAAAACACTCCCCGAGATGCGCCAGAGTCTCTACGCTACagtgatttgaaatttaatgtgGATTTGATGAAGCTTATCCAGCTGGGCATCACACTTTCAGATGGTAAGGGTAATATATGTTGTACATGGGAGTTTAATTTCAGTGATTTTGATTTGGAGAGAGATCTACATTCCGAAGGATCGATCGATCTTTTGAAGAACTGTGGAATCAACTTCGAAAAGATCAGAAAGTATGGGGTTTCAAGCGAAGTTTTTGTGCCCAAATTCTTGCATATTTTGTCAAGGCACAGAAATATAAAGTGGGTGACTTTCCATGGCCTCTATGATTTGGCCTATGTTCTGAAACTGTTAATGAACAAACCTATGCCAAGatctttatttgagtttttggaAGTGGCGTCCATGGTATTCGGGTGTGTGTTCGATATAAAATTCATGGCGAAACACTGTAATGGGTTACTGGGTGGTGAGATTGGATTGAATAAAGTGGCGAAAATATTAGGCGTCGAGAGAAAAGGTGCAGCTCACAACGCTGGTTCTGATAGTTTCCTCATTGCCACTATTTTTGCAAAAGTGAACATGATGCCCGGGTTTCAAGAAAGAGATTTTAGTGGATGTTTATACGGTATCAGTTCTCGTATTGGAAGACTTATGGAGATGGTTCTTCCTTGCTATTCTCAACTTATGGTTGTAGCTCCGGCCAGGCCTCCTCAAGCAGTCATCTTTTGTCCACGACTAGTTATTTGTCCACTTCCAGTTATTTGTCCTGCAACGGTGACCATTCTATATAACGTATGA